A genomic segment from Camarhynchus parvulus chromosome 7, STF_HiC, whole genome shotgun sequence encodes:
- the LYPD6B gene encoding ly6/PLAUR domain-containing protein 6B, translating into MPSIGALRRALAAAVLQFLILSGHWAAAENINFHNIRPPLDPTPFPNSFKCFTCDNAVDNYNCNRWAEDRWCPESTRYCLTAHLFTARGESTSVTKRCATGEECHLVGCHRRGDSGHTECVSCCEGMICNVEIPTNATNAVFAVLQARRAAAGSCALPGLLTLLPLVTLVTLALS; encoded by the exons ATGCCCAGCATAGGAGCGTTGCGGCGCGCGCTGGCCGCGGCCGTTCTCCAATTCCTCATCCTCTCAGGACATTGGGCTGCAGCTGAGAACATCAACTTCCACAACATCAGGCCTCCTCTAGACC CCACTCCATTCCCAAACAGTTTCAAGTGCTTTACCTGTGACAACGCAGTGGACAACTACAACTGCAACAGATGGGCTGAGGACAGGTGGTGTCCTGAAA GCACGCGGTACTGCCTGACTGCCCACCTGTTCACGGCGCGCGGGGAGAGCACCTCGGTCACCAAGAGATGCGCCACGGGCGAGGAGTGTCACCTGGTGGGCTGCCACCGCCGCGGGGACAGCGGCCACACG GAGTGTGTTTCCTGCTGTGAAGGCATGATCTGCAACGTGGAGATCCCCACCAACGCCACCAACGCGGTGTTCGCCGTGCTGCAGGCGCGCAGGGCGGCCGCGGGCAGCTGCGCCCTGCCTGGCCTGCTGACGCTGCTGccactggtgacactggtgacactggcacTGTCCTGA